Genomic DNA from Pelosinus sp. UFO1:
CGCCCCTCTAATACTGCCTGTTTTATAGCACATTGGGGTTCTTTCATATGCAGACAAGTATTAAATTTGCATTCCTGTACAATTGCTGCTATTTCGGGAAAATAATACATAAGATCATTTTTTTTCACATCATCAAACTCGGTAAAACTAAAACCAGGCGTGTCGACAACAAAGCCACCGGTAGTTAATGGTAACAGCTCTGCAAAGCGAGTCGTGTGCTTACCGCGACCAATTTTTTCACTAACTTCGCCTGTTACTAGTGTAAGCCCCTCTTCAATTGTATTTAAAATCGTGGATTTGCCAGCCCCTGAGGGACCGGCAAATACGCTAATTTTATCAGAAAGGGCATCTCGTAATTCCCTAATACCAATTCCCAATTTAGCAGATAATGTAATAACCGTATAACCAATACTGCGGTACAATGCAAGAAGAGGTTCTAATTCTTGCATATCCGCCAAATCAGTTTTATTAATACAGATGATTATATCTAAGTCCGACATTTCTGCCAGAACTAGAAATCGATCTACTAAAACTGCATTAATATTTGGATTTACTGCAGCAAAGGTAACAATAACTTGATCTATATTTGCAATCATTGGTCTTTTCAACATGCTACGGCGAGGTAATATTTTTTCAATTATCCCTTTATCATTTTCAGTAACATCATATTCAACTTCATCGCCTACTAAAAGTGAAAACCGTTCTTTTTTAAAGCGTCCTCGCAAAGTGCACATAATCACCTTGTCATTTGTTTTCACATAATAAAAACTATTATATGTTTTTAGTATCACCCCATGCTGCACTTGCTATGCCTCCTATATTGTTTGCTCTTGCAACAATACACCATTAATATACACTTGTACTCTAACTTGGCCTACACCATCCACGGTTTTTTCAACCTTATCACCAGGCTTATGGACATTTTCATAAACAACACGTCGGCCATTTGTATCAGTTAAAACAACTTGGACTGCCTGGCGAGTGGCACCTTCAGGTACTGTTATTTGCACAACCGCTTTTTTAGTTGCACTACCGCCGCCTTTTGCTACTATGAAATCTACCGAAGCACCCTCTGTAATTTCCGCTGAAGGACTAGGATTTTGTCCAATAATAGTCCCAATTGGATACTTATCGCTAACTTCTTCAGTTACTTTACCCACTTTTAGTTTTAGACTCTCAATTTGGGTGTTTACCGTATTTATCGGCGTACCACGAAAATCAGGTAAGGCAAATTTACGTGGACCAGCACCTTTACTTATAACAAGATCAACCGTAGAATTCTTATTGACTTGAGCCGGAGGGCGTGGCTGCTGATTAATAATTGTATCCGCTGGAACGTCAGCGTTAAACTGTTCATCAATTCTTCCTACGACTAAACCAGCATTTTTAATTTGCAGTTCTGCATCCCTTCGGCTGAGTCCTCTAAGATCAGGCACTATAGTAATCTCACCACCCTTGCTAATAACAAGATTAACCATACGCTGCTCTTTTACTACTGTATTTGCCTCTGGATATTGAGAAATGACGTTTCCAGCTGGTACTTTATCACTAAATGATTCTGATACTGTGACACGCAAGTTCTGCCCTGTTAAAATACTGCGGGCAACTTCTACTTGTTTGCCAACAACATTTGCAACGGTAACATCATTATTGCTCCAAAACTTACCAAAAGCAAAAAAAGCACCTATCATAAAGCCAAATAATAATAGCAATATTAAGCCCCATACTCGCTTCTTGGATTTATTACTTCTCGTTAAACTATTATTCTCTGGTTCGGCCCCAACCATATTTGCCTTGTTAGAAATGGGTTCCTCTATGCGTGGTAGTATCTGAGTAGGGAAATCCCCTCTTGACAGACGGCGGGTATGGTCATCCCTAAAATAGTTTTGTACTGATTTTAAGTCAGCAATCATCTCGCTAATGTCAAATCGATTCGCTACATCTTTTGCCATTGCCTTAAGAACAATCGCCTCCAACAAAGGTGGAACTTCTGGTTTTAGTTCCCGTATAGGACGTGGTTCTTCTTGTAAATGTTTCAAAGCAATGCTGATTGGCGTTTCGCCATTAAAGGGTACTGTTCCCGTCAGCATTTCATAAAGAACAACACCTAATGAATAAATATCTGACTTCGCCCCAACCACTGTTCCTTTTGCCTGTTCAGGAGAAAAGTAATGTACTGATCCTATTATTGTTGAAGTATGATGCATCGTAGCTGAGCTTACTGCTCTTGCAATACCAAAGTCAGTCACTTTTATACGCCCAGCGCGAGTCATAAGTATGTTATGAGGTTTTATATCACAATGTACTAAATTATTCTGATGCGCGTGTTCTAATGCTTCAGCGATATCTGCGGCAATCCGAACTGCCATTTCTATAGGCAGTGGTTCTCGTAAAATACGTTCTTTAAGAGTTTCACCTGATATATATTCCATAACAATATAGTGTACATCTTCATCTTTTCCGACATCATAGATATTTACAATATTGTGATGAGATAAACGAGCTGCTGCTTGCGCTTCACGCCTAAAACGGGTCACAAATTCTTCGTCATTTGCAAATTGTGAACGTAAAACTTTAACTGCTACAGAGCGATCTAACAGTTTATCATGTGCCCTATAAACATCAGCCATTCCACCGCCACCAATATGCTCCAAAACAGTATATCTCTTATCAAGAGTTCGATTAATCATGTGAACCATCACCCCCTTATTGTAATGCTGCCCTAAACACTTGACGGGCAATTGGCGCTGCAATGCTTCCCCCATAACCAGCATTTTCAACAATTACCGCAATTGCAATTTGCGGATTATCTGCTGGTGCGAAACCAATGAACCAAGCATGTGAATCCCCCTGAGCATTTTCTGCGGTACCAGTTTTACCAGCTACTTTTATACCTGGTAAAGAAGCTGATTTACCTGTACCACTTTCAACAACTTTGACCATCATTTTACTAATATCCTCAGCTAATTGAGGGCTAGTCACAGTAAGCCATTCTTCCTGAGAATATGATTTAATTACAGTACCATCAGGATCCGTTATCTTATCTACAAGATATGGCTTCATAATTACCCCCTTATTAGCAAAACTACTTGCTAGCATAGCCATCCGCAAAGGTGTAACCAATAAACTGCCCTGGCCAATGCCCGTTTGTGCTAAATCTCCGTTGCCCAACGAAGAAAAATTCGGCAAATGAGAAGTAGCTTCTTGCAACTCTTGAGTGACAGGTTGTTTAAAACCAAATCGCTCAAAGGCATTCGCCATTTTGCTGCGTCCTAATTCTAAAGATATGGTACCAAAAAATACGTTAGACGAGACGGCTAATGCTTCAGCCAAGTTAATCTTACCATAGGACTCTAAATGACTTTCTTGCAAAGTATAATCTGGTGGTATCTTTAAAATACCCTCACAATCTATGGTTCTATTTAGGTCTATTACCTTCTCTTTTAATGCTGCCTCGGCAATCATAACTTTAATCGTAGAGCCAGGCGGATATAATCCCTGAGTCACCCGATTTAGTAAAGGACTATTTCCATCCGTGGAAATACTTTTCCACTCCTGGTCAATTTGATTAGGATCAAAACTAGGTTTACTTACCGTGGCTAAGATTGCTCCCGTACGAGGATTTATCGCAATTACAGCTCCACGATGATTTCCTAGTGCTTTGTAAGCAATTTCTTGCAGTTTAACATCCAAGGTTAATACTACATTATTACCTGCCTTATTGGCAAATAAATGGCTGATTGCTCCTAAATGAGCCATTGCGTTATTACTCCCTGTTAGGTACGTATTGTAAGTACTCTCAATACCGCTTTTACCATAGGTTACACTATCATAGCCCACTACTTGGGCAGTAGTAACTTTATAGGGATATTTTCGATTAAATGTTTCTCCTTCTTTTTGACTTAACGCCAACTTCTCACCATTTCTATCTAGGATCATACCATAGGGAATCATGCGAGCAGTTTCATTCGTTCGCCGATTTAGCGGATGAGTTGCTAAAAACTCACTCTGGATTACTTGTATATAGGACAAATAGATTAATAAAATAAGTAATAGACTCATCAACCCATAAGCTACTCTACGTATGTTATTAGCTATCTCATTCATATCATTTCGCATGGTAATCTCTCACTTCCGATATGGAAAATAGCATACCTAGCAAAATAAAATTAGATACTATCGAACTACCACCATAACTGATAAACGGTAATGTAATTCCTGTTAATGGGAAAAATTTAATAACCCCACCAATAATTAAGAATATCTGTAGTGCCATAGAGGCTGCTAATCCACCGGCTACCATCATAGTAAATGGCATACTTGCCAAAAGGGATGCTCGAAATGCACGATAAATCAGAAGAATATATACTATAATTACCGTACCTGCTCCGATTAATCCCATTTCTTCTCCGATAGCAGAAAAGATAAAGTCAGTATGAACTTCAGGAATCATCCCCGGAAAACCATAGGCAAGACCAGTCCCCATAATGCCTCCAGATCCCAAAGCAAATAAAGATTGGACAATTTGATAAGCTCTGCCATTTGGATCGGCCCAGGGATTTAGCCAAATATCCACTCGGGTTTGAATATGTCCGTATAATTTATAACAAATTACTGACCCCAATAAAAACAAAACGAGACCAATCACCACATAGCTTAGTCGCCCACTAACCATATACGCCATAAGAATAGCAATACCAAAATACAATAGTGCTGCCCCCATGTCACGTTGTAAGATAAACATAAGCATTGTAATACCCCATACTGCTAAAAGAGGTGCAGCAAATCTTGGATGTGGTAATACAAATGGCCCATAGTGTCTTGTAGCCTGAGTCAATAACTCACGTCTTTCACTTAAATAAGCAGCCAAAAATAAAACAATAAAGATTTTTGCAAATTCGGAAGGCTGAAATCGAACAGGCCCCAAAACTACCCAGTTTTTATTTCCACCAATATCTACCCCAAAAATAATGGCTGTTAATAATAAACTAACACCAATAAACCCACAAATATATTTAAAATAAGCCACCTGCTCTAGTCGCCTAGAAAGAAATACAGATACTAAAAATGCACTCAATCCAACACCTACCCATAGCACCTGTAAGAGAAAAAGATCTGGTTTTATTCTAAAAACAGTGGTTAGCCCAATTCCCACTAGTAAGGCTGTTAAAGGTAGCAATAGAGGATCACCAGCATGTCCCATTCTACGCAACAGTGCATTTACTATCATAAATCCAGCAAAGATAGAACATATAGCTCCTAACGCAATATAATTAATGACCCCGTGAGCCAAGCTAACAGCTGCTACACCATGTAACATAATGATACCAGCAACCACAAGCAAATTGCGCTCAAGTTGTCCTATGTTACTCATAGTTATGCATCCTCTTCTTTAAGTAAGATAGTCGTAATATTATCGAATCCACCCGCATTTTTAGCTTGCATCACCAGTTGCTCTACTATAGAGCTAGGATCGCAGTCTTTTCTTTGCATTAATTTGCAGATTTCTTCTTCACTAACCATATTCGTTAATCCATCCGTACACATTAATACAACATCGCCTGCTTCTAAGGAAAGGGTGCCTGTATCAACGCTAATTAAACAACTCGTACCAACCGCACGAGTTAATATATTTCGTTTTGGATGATTCTGCGCGTCTTCTCTCGTTATACTACCGCTTTGCACTAATTCCCAAACCAGTGAATGGTCATTTGTTATTTGACGAAACTCTCCATTACGCAATAAATAGATACGGCTATCACCGACATGGCCCCAATGAAGCTTTTTCCCATCGATATATACGGCCGTTACCGTTGTCCCCATACCACTAAAATCTTCTTTAGATAGAGCCATCTGATAAATTGAGGTGTTAGCTTGAATTATTGCTTGTTTGAGTAACAATTCAAGATTATCCTTCCCCACATGTTCTTGAATATAACCATTGACTGTTTTTACTGCAAGTTTGCTTGCAATTTCTCCAGCCACATGCCCTCCCATACCATCAGCCACAATGAACAAATGTGGTGGGCTACAGACATAACTATCCTCATTTGTCTCCCTAACCAAACCAATATCAGAAATTACATGTGCCAGCAATACCCCTCACCCCTTAAAACTAAATGTAACCGATCCAACTTTAATTAGATCACCATTTCTCAACAAAGTTGCCTCGACAATAGGCTGACCATTAAGATATGTTTTATTAGTGCTATGTAAGTCAGTCAGCCAATACCCCTGTTGATTCTTATGAATACTAGCATGTTCATGTGATATAAAAGAATCCTCAATTACGATTCCATTATTCTCGTTACGCCCAAGATATACCGTTCCTTCTAAAAAAAAACTAGTTTGCGCTAGATTAACATGCCCACTATCAACTACTAATAATTTTGCCTCAGTAGAACCATCAAACTTATTCTGAACATTCTTTACTGATACTTTTTTATGCTCGGATAAATTTAAATCAGTATAAATTAATTTTATGACTTTATATAAAAAATAATATAACAATCCAAATAAACTATATTGTAGTATAACGCCAATGCTATTTAAAATGAATACCTTGCTCGGCAATTCAATTCACCTCATATAAAATAACAGTATTACCTATTTTTATATGATCACCATTCGTTAATTCTTTGCAGCTAATTCGATGATCATTTACATAAGTACCATTTAGGCTTTTCGCATCATATATCACATGATTACCATCTTCAAATATCACATAGGCCTGTAACCTTGATGTATTTAAATCGGTGAGTGGCAGTTCATTACTAGCCCTACGTCCAATATTCACCCTGTTGGTTGTCATATCAACCTTTACACCTGCATCAGGTCCTTCTAAAACACGTAATTCCCCATGTAAACAAGCTTGTTTTAATATATTACATTCCACTTTATCAAATATGCGAGTATCGGAAATTTCTTGTTGTTCTATATTCTCACTTACTACCCCTTTTTCATCAGGCAAGGGCTCGCTAAAGCAGCTTACTACACGAAAATTACCCTTGATAACAGACTCATCTTGATAAAACTCAATTATAGGCATACCTATGATCGTATATTTCCTTTGTTTCGCCTGCTCCATTAAGTGAGTAGATAATTCTTGGGAAATAGACTGGCTATAAGAAGATATTCGATTATAATCAATGTCGTTTAAATAAACCATATATAAATTAGGAACATACGTTTTTGAAATACCGACTGTTTTCTCGTCCTCCATACTCCTAACCAATTGCTTACCAATTTCTATTGGCTGTAAACCACTAGAAAATTTACTATTAAAGAATCCTTCGATATACTTCTCAAACATATTTTCCAGGCCTCGAACAAACTTCATGACTATTACCTCACCAATTTAATCTATTTTATTATACTTTATATTACCATCATAGTCAAAATGAGGTACTTTTATCCTCAAAATCTTATCGAAATAATAAATCGAAAAAGCAAGGCATTATCACCTTGCTTTTGGACTATTATTTACTACGTTATTTCTAAGCTGTCCACAAGCAGCCCGTATATCCGTACCCATTTCGCGACGTACTGTAACATTAATTCTTTTGTCAAGAAGATTTTTTTCAAACTGCTGAATTCTTTTATTATCAGGCCTTAATAATCCGCGTTCCATAACAGGATTAACGGGTATTAGATTGACATTAGCCAATCGCCCTTTCATCAGCGC
This window encodes:
- a CDS encoding Stp1/IreP family PP2C-type Ser/Thr phosphatase — protein: MLAHVISDIGLVRETNEDSYVCSPPHLFIVADGMGGHVAGEIASKLAVKTVNGYIQEHVGKDNLELLLKQAIIQANTSIYQMALSKEDFSGMGTTVTAVYIDGKKLHWGHVGDSRIYLLRNGEFRQITNDHSLVWELVQSGSITREDAQNHPKRNILTRAVGTSCLISVDTGTLSLEAGDVVLMCTDGLTNMVSEEEICKLMQRKDCDPSSIVEQLVMQAKNAGGFDNITTILLKEEDA
- a CDS encoding DUF3662 and FHA domain-containing protein gives rise to the protein MKFVRGLENMFEKYIEGFFNSKFSSGLQPIEIGKQLVRSMEDEKTVGISKTYVPNLYMVYLNDIDYNRISSYSQSISQELSTHLMEQAKQRKYTIIGMPIIEFYQDESVIKGNFRVVSCFSEPLPDEKGVVSENIEQQEISDTRIFDKVECNILKQACLHGELRVLEGPDAGVKVDMTTNRVNIGRRASNELPLTDLNTSRLQAYVIFEDGNHVIYDAKSLNGTYVNDHRISCKELTNGDHIKIGNTVILYEVN
- a CDS encoding penicillin-binding protein 2 → MRNDMNEIANNIRRVAYGLMSLLLILLIYLSYIQVIQSEFLATHPLNRRTNETARMIPYGMILDRNGEKLALSQKEGETFNRKYPYKVTTAQVVGYDSVTYGKSGIESTYNTYLTGSNNAMAHLGAISHLFANKAGNNVVLTLDVKLQEIAYKALGNHRGAVIAINPRTGAILATVSKPSFDPNQIDQEWKSISTDGNSPLLNRVTQGLYPPGSTIKVMIAEAALKEKVIDLNRTIDCEGILKIPPDYTLQESHLESYGKINLAEALAVSSNVFFGTISLELGRSKMANAFERFGFKQPVTQELQEATSHLPNFSSLGNGDLAQTGIGQGSLLVTPLRMAMLASSFANKGVIMKPYLVDKITDPDGTVIKSYSQEEWLTVTSPQLAEDISKMMVKVVESGTGKSASLPGIKVAGKTGTAENAQGDSHAWFIGFAPADNPQIAIAVIVENAGYGGSIAAPIARQVFRAALQ
- a CDS encoding FtsW/RodA/SpoVE family cell cycle protein, with translation MSNIGQLERNLLVVAGIIMLHGVAAVSLAHGVINYIALGAICSIFAGFMIVNALLRRMGHAGDPLLLPLTALLVGIGLTTVFRIKPDLFLLQVLWVGVGLSAFLVSVFLSRRLEQVAYFKYICGFIGVSLLLTAIIFGVDIGGNKNWVVLGPVRFQPSEFAKIFIVLFLAAYLSERRELLTQATRHYGPFVLPHPRFAAPLLAVWGITMLMFILQRDMGAALLYFGIAILMAYMVSGRLSYVVIGLVLFLLGSVICYKLYGHIQTRVDIWLNPWADPNGRAYQIVQSLFALGSGGIMGTGLAYGFPGMIPEVHTDFIFSAIGEEMGLIGAGTVIIVYILLIYRAFRASLLASMPFTMMVAGGLAASMALQIFLIIGGVIKFFPLTGITLPFISYGGSSIVSNFILLGMLFSISEVRDYHAK
- a CDS encoding FHA domain-containing protein gives rise to the protein MPSKVFILNSIGVILQYSLFGLLYYFLYKVIKLIYTDLNLSEHKKVSVKNVQNKFDGSTEAKLLVVDSGHVNLAQTSFFLEGTVYLGRNENNGIVIEDSFISHEHASIHKNQQGYWLTDLHSTNKTYLNGQPIVEATLLRNGDLIKVGSVTFSFKG
- the pknB gene encoding Stk1 family PASTA domain-containing Ser/Thr kinase is translated as MINRTLDKRYTVLEHIGGGGMADVYRAHDKLLDRSVAVKVLRSQFANDEEFVTRFRREAQAAARLSHHNIVNIYDVGKDEDVHYIVMEYISGETLKERILREPLPIEMAVRIAADIAEALEHAHQNNLVHCDIKPHNILMTRAGRIKVTDFGIARAVSSATMHHTSTIIGSVHYFSPEQAKGTVVGAKSDIYSLGVVLYEMLTGTVPFNGETPISIALKHLQEEPRPIRELKPEVPPLLEAIVLKAMAKDVANRFDISEMIADLKSVQNYFRDDHTRRLSRGDFPTQILPRIEEPISNKANMVGAEPENNSLTRSNKSKKRVWGLILLLLFGFMIGAFFAFGKFWSNNDVTVANVVGKQVEVARSILTGQNLRVTVSESFSDKVPAGNVISQYPEANTVVKEQRMVNLVISKGGEITIVPDLRGLSRRDAELQIKNAGLVVGRIDEQFNADVPADTIINQQPRPPAQVNKNSTVDLVISKGAGPRKFALPDFRGTPINTVNTQIESLKLKVGKVTEEVSDKYPIGTIIGQNPSPSAEITEGASVDFIVAKGGGSATKKAVVQITVPEGATRQAVQVVLTDTNGRRVVYENVHKPGDKVEKTVDGVGQVRVQVYINGVLLQEQTI
- the rsgA gene encoding ribosome small subunit-dependent GTPase A, with amino-acid sequence MQHGVILKTYNSFYYVKTNDKVIMCTLRGRFKKERFSLLVGDEVEYDVTENDKGIIEKILPRRSMLKRPMIANIDQVIVTFAAVNPNINAVLVDRFLVLAEMSDLDIIICINKTDLADMQELEPLLALYRSIGYTVITLSAKLGIGIRELRDALSDKISVFAGPSGAGKSTILNTIEEGLTLVTGEVSEKIGRGKHTTRFAELLPLTTGGFVVDTPGFSFTEFDDVKKNDLMYYFPEIAAIVQECKFNTCLHMKEPQCAIKQAVLEGRINEQRYNSYIEILSEIQEKKKGF